A genomic segment from Gorilla gorilla gorilla isolate KB3781 chromosome 3, NHGRI_mGorGor1-v2.1_pri, whole genome shotgun sequence encodes:
- the LOC115934314 gene encoding myosin regulatory light chain 12B, whose protein sequence is MLSKKAKTKTTKKHPQCATSNVFATFDQSQIQEFKEAFNMIDQNRDGFINKEDLHGMLASLGKNPTDACLDAMMNEAPGPINFTMLLAMFGEKLNGTDPEDVIRNAFACFDEEATGTIQEDYLRELLTTVGDQFTDEEVDELYREAPIDKKGNFNYIEFTSILKHGVKDKDD, encoded by the coding sequence ATGTTGAGCAAAAAGGCAAAGACCAAGACCACCAAGAAGCACCCTCAGTGTGCAACGTCCAACGTGTTTGCCACGTTTGACCAGTCACAGATTCAGGAGTTCAAAGAGGCCTTCAACATGATTGATCAGAACAGAGATGGTTTCATCAACAAGGAAGATTTGCATGGTATGCTTGCTTCTCTAGGGAAGAATCCCACTGATGCATGCCTTGATGCCATGATGAATGAGGCACCAGGGCCCAttaatttcaccatgttgctcgcCATGTTTGGTGAGAAGTTAAATGGCACAGATCCTGAAGATGTCATCAGAAATGCTTTTGCTTGCTTTGATGAAGAAGCAACAGGCACCATTCAGGAAGATTACCTGAGAGAGCTGCTGACAACCGTGGGGGATCAGTTTACGGATGAGGAAGTGGATGAGCTGTACAGAGAAGCACCTATTGACAAAAAGGGGAATTTCAATTACATCGAATTCACAAGCATCCTGAAACATGGAGTAAAAGACAAAGATGACTGA